In Bacillus rossius redtenbacheri isolate Brsri chromosome 11, Brsri_v3, whole genome shotgun sequence, the DNA window cccttccccctgttCGAAAGAGTGAATATAGTTGCCTGTTTACcatttttatgtattaaatttggTAATACTGCACTGAATTTGATAGTTGGATCTGGAATAAATGACCTCTATTTTGAAGAGCATGGatgataatttatattttatttgttagttttaaCACACAGATGATGGTGCTGTTACTTTtatcatatttaattaattttatgatacTAAATGTTTTGTATTGACAGTGAAAATAAGATCTGACTGAAACCAGGGCGACACACTGCTTAGCTGTCGCAAAAACCTGTCATTTTCTAGTAGTATTAAAGTTGTGCCAAAGTGGGCTAGGAAATGtggtttttttatatatgtaaaaaattactTCCAGTCCAATCACAATTCcttatttttcatgaaaaaaatatcTTTGTGTCAAGGCAGTTTTGCAATTTCAACTTTTATAGtgactcatgttttttttttgttgcaaaaccaGTGAAGAATGAATGGAGACACTGTTAATTGTCAACCAGTCTTACCAATAACTGTGAAATTGTTTGTATgttacatgtttataatttttaccagATCTGTTTGAAGTATACACAGATTAATAAATATTCTACTTAAAATTTGGAATTTATATGTATAATGAATATGTAAAGTaaccttttttttccttgtgaGTACTACAACTGAGTGCAATCACACAAGCATGTGAAGAGTCGTGATAATTCTGGAGCCTTGCTACTCCGGCACATAAGGAGTTCTTGAGGTGAGAATATTCGACTGCGGTATTGAGGAGATGGGACAGTATAACACCTAATCCTGAAATCCTGGATGGAAATTTTAAAGATTGTGGGTATTCAGTATTGTAAACGATATCACTAAAATCGCAACTGTTTTTTTGGTAATGAAACTCTGCCAATGAATGTCTTTGACATGAAATGGAcactaattagtagagaccggaaaaattcgcggatttattcggcgataggctgaaattcaaaaacatacacctttaatatgattttgctattggcttactgttcaacaggacgaatctcaaccagttataaactctcaaccaaagaaggatcgaatcgcagacaaaccagatgagacgactcacaagtcggcagccaatgaacttgcattatttgcccgagtgtacaggggaatgtgcagtctatcctgaaggccattgaaactgcgaatttttccggtccctactaattagGCTTAAATGAATATTTGATAGCTAAACTAAAGTTTAGTTTAGTGCATACAAAATGACTATACTTGTTTAAAGTATAGTCCTTTATTCTTTAAGAATCTGAAATGAAACACTGAATGTTTTCAGGGGGAACAGGTTCTGTTAATCTTAGATATCCAGATATCTTGCCACGGCTACAGTACAGCTTTGCCGTACTTTTGAGtatcgtgttttatcgcataatcgtcgcactgttATTTTAAGACTTCaaagtttgtaaataaaaattctcgCTTAAAAGTAGCATATTTTTGGTCCCGCCGTTACAGATTCCGAATGGTTTGTGTAGGTTGTACATGGCCTTGCCATAGATCAAAGGACAGGAATCGTTTTTCAAATTGTTGCGAGCAATGTGGTATTTATATTGGGATAATACTGGAATTACAATTACACTAAAACTAGTTTAAGATGTATGTACTTGCACAATACAACTTCACATCCAATACAGTCAAATGTTTCGGTCCCGTAATTTTCTCCTTGAGTTGTACGTACATTATTTTTTCCCCATGCAAGATGTTGCctataaatttattttcccatataaaacaatgtattttaaagttaaaatccaTTAATCATTTTTGgaaattactgtttatttaattaacagaaacatgaagttgtctgatgtgtagattttcttttaaatacatttttaaacgttAGAACCTTTATTTGTTTGTCGTCGCTATTTAACgcgtataaaaatgtagccagaattagttggcatcattcatgtttggttacgttgataCCTGTATAGTATGTGCGTacatagtcgaatattgatatcgaTAGCATGCAACACGCACACTCTCTTGTGcagagtaaactacatttgatacTCGTGGTTTttgattttctattttaagttgaatGAAATActaggtttttgttgcatgactgattactttaaattatttagccTGTTTTTGTATACcctttttatcaaatttatattccatgcaacatgttttgtttttatggaaaaCTTGACCTCACAAAAAATGCTTTATTCGCATAAAAATctaattttagcataaaatgtgcGATAACTATGCGATTAAACATGGTAGTGTCTTAGTAAAAAATACCAGAGTATAACAAGATATTAAAGCtcaaaaagtaattaattatacCTTGAAAACCAGAAAATGTGGCTAAATGGCTCAAAATTGACTTTACAgcataacattttaaaatcaactCCTTAGATGGAGAACATTTCCTTGTCTTGTAATGACCTCGTTGCGATTTAAGAGCCAAGTAAAGAATAATACTAGGTCATTTTTCACTTGCACTCTGAATAGTGATTATAGTTTTCCATCACACTAGGAAACTTGGATCAATGACAGGATTCTGAAATAGTTTCCTAGAGACAAGTAAAGTGAAAGAAAAATGCATGGGTTGGAAATAAAAATCATTGTTTAATTTTTGCAATGTAACTGAATACATTACCATAGCTAATAACAATTTAGAACTGAAATTCATTTGATTCAGCAACTTGATCAACAATTCCGACAGCACTTACACTCTTATGTACAAAATAATATGTTGGCACCAATCGCCCAAGACAAATTCTAGGGATGTGAAATTTAGTAAGTTAAAACATTTTCTTCAAACAATATGTCACTTGTACATCACAATAATGCTAAGTGAATTTTGTTGttttgtatattaataaaaaaattttcaattgaattttgtaaaaaaaaaatttaccaatgttaaaaattacaattaatgtGCATAACATATTATTTCAAGCTCTTGTGATTCAAGAaagttaacaataaaattaaaattaattttttttttaactatatggcaccatttttctTTTACAATAATATGAACTAGTACAGTAAGGTTCAAGAGAATTTATGAATTGTGCACAAGTTTTGATTTATCATTTAAATAGTacagttacatttttttatcctGTACATAATGCATCGTCTTTCCGaataatcaaaacaaaatacatttcGAAAATGCATAAAAACTGATGTATTGATGAAATGGGTTCTTATAATTTTAtcaggatggaaaaaaaaaagttgctagcAAGAGTAAACGTAATTTTAACTCTACCTTATGGGGCAGTTGGCAAAACACATTAAGCACTCTCTGTGTTCAGAAGCGCGTCAACACTACTCACAATGCTTGCATTGCATACGAAAGGAAAACCAGAAATTGGTGTTGATTATTAAAGATGGCGAGTGATATTGCATgtgatttaactaaaaaaaaaaatacctgaaatAGTGAAAATAAAGAATGACCACCAGCAGTTGAAAATGCAACATctacataataatttaaagttgttAGTAGCATTAAGCTTTTTGAGATAATCTGGTCGAAATATCACTTCACCTGCAAATTGTCAGCCTTGCCTGTTCTGATTTAATTAGGAAAGAGTAATAATCAGAAtatattgaaatatttagtatAACTTGTATTTTCGtgtgttgtttattttaattatttatatttcaaaagaaggctcttttttttttttttcaaattgtgagCAGTTATATTTATTGGACAGCATAATTTTTGGATTACTTACTAATATCTTGTGTTCTGACATTCTAATGTAACTTAGGAACCTAAAACTACATCCTGAGTCActttcaaatattaatttcagAGCCATTTCTTCACAAACGTCCATTTCAAATCGTACTGCCAAAAATCGCAGAATCAACGCTCGAGAGGTTGCTACGTTGCTGAACACACTGAATGCAGTTTTTGCGTTTTGCCAACCGCGCCTTGTGTGTGGTGAGCGTACTAGTCTTATAAACAAAACCATGGAAGCATTTTTAGcgtaataaaaaaaggtttttctgaaaatgtgaattaaaaaaagtaatgttttgaTGCAGAAAAGTAAATCTGTAAAATATCCATTTCCATTGCCCATGTTACTTTCTTGAGttgggcggaggggggggggggggggatggagcaAAAATTGAAATACAGTAATTGGcagtaagataatttttttttgtctttcagaattttttttcatgacaaaccgtgcaaaactgcaatgtaaTATGTCCaaagaattatattaaattatcatCCCCTATTGCATGAATTGTGTAAAGAAAGTTATTTAGGTATTGTTCCCCATCATAGCAAAGTAATATAGGCAATGCTTcactatacataaatataaaaaaaaattaacaatttttttattattatttcgtaGGTAAACATTTAaagcttaaatttatttttctttttaaggaAGAGTGGGAAATATTTTCGTAGTATACAAAAGTTGCAGTCTCGTCTTGCCGAGGATAGGTATCTTCCGTTAACATTTCGTATACACATGATGCACACGCACACAAACCTCTTGCTTTAGTAAACATTTTCGATTTTATTTGGCGGCACGACTAGCACCGTATtctcttgtaaaaatattatCTGACAATCACTGGCACACAGTCTTTATAACTTCTTGGAACGCGTCTGGGCTTTCAGTGCCCACTTTCGAGAAGTTTTAACGAACCGAAGCACAGTTGAAGCATTTCAACGCAGTCGTGTTAATGAAATTAgcttgggcaaaaaaaaaaaaattattttacagtttgaTTACAACAAGATACACGTGAAGGCAAGATCAACTTCGTAAGAGTGAAACGTTGTATGGGGTCAATCGAAGAGCCTGTCTGTTAAAGCGTCTGTGGTAACGTTCTTTGGTGTAAGCTCAAACCTAAGATGGGGCGCGAATCCGCAGCTGCCTAGGAAACCTGCCGCATCTCCCCTCGCCCCCCTCGCCTAGTATTTCAGGAAGACACTGTTTCCCCTGGATGTTTTGTCGGTCTGCCAGCAACACTAAACACTTCCAAACACTGCGGTTTAAAAGTCTGGCGTTGAGACGAGCAACTAGGCCTTGAAAATTTCCTAGAAATCGAAGTTGAGACAGTGATAAAAGGAGCAGTTGGCAACCACCTTCTAATCTGCCAACTGCCACACTACGCAAGAAGTTTCAACTACAAAGCCAGTCGAGTCGGTAGAATGCCCGTTGGTACGTTGGGATGCTGGTACGTTAGCTGGTGCTCGATTCTAAAATTCAAACTGATTTCATTCTCGATCGCAGCAGCTGCAACTGAAATGAGCCTCTTCCCATTCAAACAGGAGTTACATAACGGTCGCAAAGACAGAATGTGCTGATATGACAAATGTTAGCCATGTTTAAGGTTCAGTAACTCATCTTTATATCTGTAATCTTTAGAcaagatttaattattttttttttttttttaggtcagttattgtttttatatttgcaCATAGCCTATATTCATAAAATCTAGTGTATTTTATTcatcaaaaatgaaaataaaatatttcttaatacttacttcaccaaaatagtctcattttgactgacatGATTCATATATgcaataaaatcattagtaataagctTGACTAAAAACAGAACTgctcataattacaaaaataaatatgcatttttttgtgtgtttgaaaaatgtgcccTCATTAATGTAATAATGTGTTACTAATGAGATGCAAGCTCAAataatgtaattgttttttttccaaaccttTTAGTTAATACATTTTGATACTAGATTCAAGCTAAATCAATTACAGTCAATGAATTTACCATAGTAAAGGATAAAATTTCTGTAATTTGTGTTCAATTTTGTCAAATTGCTTATTGATTTCATGTTTGTAGTTACATTTCTATAccaaatggtgtattaacttgaatttcggtGTTGTGTTGACATGCTTTGCGGTGATATTTCGGTTTTGTCGCAGTTCACCAAATAGTCCTGTCCCTAGTAATCCTGTAAGTGCATAGTTACAAGTCTTGCCTGTTGAGAGCCCTCGTACCTGgagatatatattttatatttatttattttatataaaatatatatattatttatatatgttaccTGGAGATATGTATTAGAGGTTTTGAGTGTATTAAGAATGACACAGGTCAGATGCTCTTTACCTCTACAGGTGCAAAACTCTGGACCGATTTCAGTCTTTTCTTCAGAAACATGCCTACTATGACTCATTCTGTGGTTAAAAAACTCCTGAATACTGGAAAACATGGAAAACTTAGGGAAAACTAAGAGGTATGGTGAAATTcgtattaataattttaacactAGTTTGTTCTTCCAATGTTTTCAAGCCAGTCTGTATTTTAATTACAagttcattaattaaaatttaaagaaacaactAATCAACTGTGTATTGATTTAATGAGAAGAAGCACGATCAAATGTCGTTAGTCATTACCCTGGTCAAAATCAATAATGTAGTGTTTccaaattttatcaaatttaatgGTCTTTCTTATCTTTCAGACTGGCATTGTATGTTGTAGGAAATTATAACATCGCAAAATGTGTATTGTGCTAGAATATATCATGCTCAATTTGAAACTTTTATGTATGGTTTtaggttaatattatttatgttatcttTGTTGGATTGATTGatgagacagaaaaaaaaaatggttcggTTGCACAGGGAAAGCAGAGAAACCTCAGGTAAAGATAAAGTTTTACTCGGACTCTCTACAAAACGTTAACAGACAAAAAACCACAATTTCAAACACACCTAGCttttctatatatataatatctgtgCCATGCGTAGAGACCCGGGAATTTCGctgattcgtctggcctcagggtattTTATATCCGGTATTTTATAGCCAGAATACCATACTGTACAACAGACTGAAAACTAGCAAAGTAAACCATTCTAATACTACTTTCAACAGATAATATTGACCTTAGTTCAACGAATTTTCACACCATTTTTCGAATTTTGTTTGTAcggtaatatattatattaaaaaaaaaaaatgacttgtaATAAATACTCTGTGTCCAGAGTGAAAACGAACGTTTCGTAAGTATTGAGCAATTATTTTCAACGCGTCCTCTGACGAAAGCCTGGCACGCGGGCTGCTCTCGGCCGCCAGCATCCCAACGTCTCAGATGGAGCGCTCCCGCTCGGGCGTCGCGGGTTTCAGTTGCACGGCGCCTCGAAGGTCCCCGAGTCGGGGCTGCCGTAGCCGCTGGAGCCGTCGTCGCGGCCCTGCTGCGGGGCCCCAGGGCAGCCCCTCGTCAGCTTGTCCGCCCCCGGGGCTGCCGCTAGGCGCGGCGGGGGGTCGCCGCCGCGGCCGCTCAGATGGTCTCCTGCTGGCTGCGAGAACCACACAGCGATCACTCCCGCGTCCTCCGCTCATCATCAAGACACCTCCCCGGCGCCCGGCGGCATGTTCTTTGCAAcgtgcagggccggtgcaaggtacattggcgccctaggcgaaaaaccttaattgctctcccccccccccctcccaccgggGCCGGACAcccccgaaaaaaattttttttccttgcctcaaaatacatcacgtaagcctaagattttgtcaacaatcaaatgtaagcaggcttgtgttttttttttttcactttttttacttattacaaatcataaacaggtcaccgtggactaaATAATTAggtacttatatcaatataaacattccaaactgttacaaaaatccattttcatctagtttcaataatcgttacacatgttatatcagctgttatgtgtcgtgctgagccgcccccagctacttggcgccctgggcggtcgcctggttcgcctgtacggacgcgccgggcCTGGCAATGTGTAACATTTGTTTGGACGTACGCCACGCTGGATAGCTCTCTTGTGTCACAGAAATAACCACAATAATAAACTGTTGTCTCtcaggaagcctactgtgttccaTAATCGTGTTGACCAGACTATCCATCGTTAGTTTAATCTGTCGCTGCGTTGTCCAAAGCCGTTCGTTTCTTCAGTTCTCCAGTTtcaaatttcaacccctgttttttacgttaataatttgttttggccaaagttttaaatgaatttaagattttatataaaaaaatatataatggatttgatagtatatctatttaaaaaaaagtaatgattattttatttactttccaacccttgcagtaatggtttggttcgataaaaatttattcaaagaATAGTTTCAGACCTTATAGAAAGTTGACCAAAAATAAGAATGAATTCGATAGTGTAATGGGtaggaaaattttatatttgttttcttattccaacaccaggtttttttttcaaccccttgcaataatggtttgcattatcaaaaaattgtttcagacaaaagttgtagataaaaatgataagatttacaaacattttgaatgtatttgattgtgtccttactaagggagttaagaatttttattttgtcacctAACCCTTGTTATTATTGTCGTCaaccaacgacctagagatatatagactgctagtgggaggccatctttgattccaattgaatttgacagaatggtgggcaaacagtgctttgttagcagacgacgtacgttgacagcagaaaagtagcagtgtactaagttaattatgtaatattacaggatgaattatgttcattatgtaaaattacgtgACACAACTAAAACTCGTAATGAACGAATACGACTACAATAGTAAAAAAAcccacacaaatcatttaaaagtggtcattattccagtgcagtcgattattttaaattaatagtacttagtgatgagataaattccatgtactgtatcaaattacctacacgaaatacatatataataggttCAATAACTGATCTACATTTTGGTCACAAACATTGGGTCGaagaagggttagctattttctagcgcatttaatgtcgtaTTTACAAATCGCACTAcgatgaaactgtatttaaaattatatttcactcgttccatctctaagtattacccgcaaaaactgtaaaattgcggAAAACCTACaattttagggaatttactagcaactcgcatctttctcccataagaaccaatgcttttacagccatgttttgcccaccattctgtcaaatcagctctctgtctctctcgctcggattgtagttccccagtatgccgtcgacagcagcaattggcgctgaaagcaggccgataagcagtctatatatctctaggtcgttgtcGTCAACCCACTATGTTTGTCTGTGGCGTGGTAATTTTTTTCTGAGTATTCCCTCCATAAAATTCTCTGTGCTGTGTAGTCTTTGTTTTGGTTACTCTATGACATCCAGTTAAAACCAGCAGTGGTGTACGCCCATAGAAATGTTTTAAACCGTGTAGATCTCTGAATGAGCCAAGTAGATATGGGTTTGTACGGCATGCGAGAGGGGTTTAGTGAGGTTTCGAATGAACACTTCAGATTATACATCACAAGGTTGTACTGTCAGTGCTTAAGGTGTTGACACCATCAAGAGTTCAATGGGCTCCACACCTTAATGGGCGCTGACTCTGACTCGTCAAAGCACATGTTCTTAACTTGGGTTAAAGGGAGTCAGTTACACCTCTAAGTGCATAGGTACACTTACATAATGGTCTTTGAATCCTTCATTATTAAGTATGAAATAACATACATTATTACTAAGGTATGTGTAGTTTTTCTGTAACAGAGTTATTGAGAGGAAGATAAATACCACaacttacaataaaaaaatcccttttggcacagcctacaggctgcACCTATTTatcttggaaatattttggaaatatccATAAATttctggaatattttaagaacttaatgtgcataacatatttatgttctccaatattacaaaataataataatcaattaaatattttctcattttccattatccagcattgaatagcttgaAACAAATTTAATGTCATATGCAAACTggggtaattatttaatttgtcatctcttgcactaataacgtggtcaaataaaaatttgctttgcaccaaggtttaagataatattaagatggtttaaaataaattcgaacgaattGGATACTAAGATAGAGTGATAGAGAGAGGTATATAGAGAATGAGATAGAGGGATAGATAAAGCGACATATACAGATAGATaattagagagagagacagagagagagatgctttgtgtatgtgtaccAACTTCAAacaaatcacgaaaaaaaaaaattgaatgaggcattgcaatgcataccAGACATTAGccagtgttttatatttttttaaatttgttatcacAATGCCATTTTAAGTAGATAtgattaaaactgaaaaaaaaaagtaaattctgtcctttattttatatttcaagaaaaaatttGTAGAAAGTTATTTTTACAACTAAATAGGCTAAATAGGCTACTTTGAAATAAAAGActgaaaagaaataatattaaacttcatgatcaaataattttataaatttatagcttatcctttgggaaaaaaaaaattatttctactgCATGACGCACAGTTGGAATTTCGAAACGATAGTGCCTGCACTGTCGCGGGGAGTTAGGAGCTAGGGGGAGAGCTAAGCTTTACTGCCGCCCTGCGGGATTGTCATACCTGCAAATTACTGACTTGCCTTCGTATGTGGGCGAGGCTGCTGGGGTTGTACGCCATGTTGGCAAACACCAGCCGCTCCTCGTAGTCGTACTCGCACAGGATCTTGTTGTCGCACAGGTAGAACCGGTCGCCCACGCAGAACCTGTGGCATTCGGCGTTCACTCGACTTCGTGGGTTTTTATCTCCGGGGGCCAGTTtcatttttgtttaaaacaaaatatataggttttataatgatattattattattattattattattattattaaactatcGGAGAGAGATAGtgcattatttaacaaatattagtTAAATGTTCCGTGAGgcttattcacaaaaaaaaaaaaaatttttcattttgacTGACATAAGATTGCTCTTTTACAAGATGATTTGTAACAAGTATGTTTAGTGCCAGAACTACCCAGAACGACAAAAATAGAATCGACAAGTATTTTTCGTTTTGaaagatgtatcaatgtatttgtaaaaaaattagtattaaagTTGctagataaaatatataattttttttccaatatgtTTAGTACATATATTTTGGTACAATATTCATGCTGTATAAATTACATTCattgatttaaatatattaaaattttgtgatatgagtttaaattttgattaaaaatggtgAGCAATATCATGATTAGATATGCATTTTGATGCTTGAAGGTGTGtttacttgcattttggtgttatatggtgcAGTGACAtgattttcggtgttattttgattTCATCGCAAATCAACGTGATGTAATCTCGTCCCCACTGACCCTGCAGTGCCGCGCACCTGTGGTTGCACTGCTGGCAGGCGAAGCACTCCAAGTGGTAGACGTTGTTCTTGGCGCGCATGACCATCTCGAAGGCCGGGATCACCTTGCTGCACGCCGCGCAGTAGCCCGTCGTGCCGAACAACCTGCGGCAAGAGCACGGCTCCCGTGAGGAGACCTCCTTCACCGAGCTGTGTCCCCGCCCGATCAAGCTGGCTTTACCATTGATTtccttaacatcgagcacacgattaagtcaaaactacattttacagtttatgattgacatggAAGTCCGTtcattccaaccaatcacagcacaaaacacatggtcggccattgttcgaaacggagaagcaggtttgaaataggttattcacaaatgggatatctatttttcgaaatggatgatgattacaaatgacaaatatacaaaTTCTAatcccaaaatactgcctcgcccggtccaataataagacataaacttccggttgaaaggttccggtttgttgtgattggtcgcttcccttaaagctgggtttacgattgatttccttaagaattacaacttaacatcgagcacacgattaagtcaaactacattttccagtttatgattgacatagaagttcgttaattccaaccaatcacagcacaaaacacatggtcggctattgttcgaaacggagaagcaggtttgaaataggttattcaCAAAtaggatatctatttttcgaaatggatgatgattacaaatgacaaatatacgaattctaaaccaaaatactgcctcgctcggtccaataataagacataaacttccggttgaatgGTTCCGGTTTGttatataaccatttctgttaagccttaagtcatcatatggtttgcacacgacccgtcaaaattcacacacgacaatcataaaccattccactagtttacatagagtcatatggtaggtacacgactaagtcttaagtcttaattcttaattttcaatcgtaaacccacctttacgggaagccttcttttcacagacgagagagccaaaaccccaagttccccgaagttcatgctcgctatcCTAGCTATCCtatccaaatcaaccgtccacaatgttttaaagtatttataatttagctaacctaacctaattgaccattagtatcctttttatcaacacatttacaatgaaaaaaaacaaccaaagatgcacgatcgggcgtttggctctctcgtctgtgtaaagaaggcttccccccaattactgaagtgaaacttctctgcTGTCAGGGGGGCTGAAATTTTCAAGCATTGCACGaggaggaatagttaggtatgtggtggtaGAAATGCAGCAGCGGCGGTGGCGGCCTGGCGGGTAGTTTGAATGTCATATACTactagataaaatttaaaaattgcaattacttgtcccacccccaccccctaaatttactaataaatatg includes these proteins:
- the LOC134537016 gene encoding LIM/homeobox protein Lhx1-like isoform X1; this encodes MHSTDNAPEAAAIPEEAAGGRAGGGSGAGAAPAKECAGCGKRITERFLLKALDLFWHEDCLKCGCCDCRLGEVGSTLYTKANLILCKRDYLRLFGTTGYCAACSKVIPAFEMVMRAKNNVYHLECFACQQCNHRCAALQGSAWATGSTCATTRSCASTTTRSGWCLPTWRTTPAASPTYEASRRPSERPRRRPPAAPSGSPGGGQADEGLPWGPAAGPRRRLQRLRQPRLGDLRGAVQLKPATPERERSI
- the LOC134537016 gene encoding LIM/homeobox protein Lhx1-like isoform X4, whose amino-acid sequence is MRQALDLFWHEDCLKCGCCDCRLGEVGSTLYTKANLILCKRDYLRLFGTTGYCAACSKVIPAFEMVMRAKNNVYHLECFACQQCNHRCAALQGSAWATGSTCATTRSCASTTTRSGWCLPTWRTTPAASPTYEASRRPSERPRRRPPAAPSGSPGGGQADEGLPWGPAAGPRRRLQRLRQPRLGDLRGAVQLKPATPERERSI
- the LOC134537016 gene encoding uncharacterized protein LOC134537016 isoform X3 — translated: MHSTDNAPGAGPLLARGLPEVRLLRLSPGRGGLHALHQGQPHPVQERLPQVVRHDGLLRGVQQGDPGLRDGHARQEQRLPLGVLRLPAVQPQVRGTAGFCVGDRFYLCDNKILCEYDYEERLVFANMAYNPSSLAHIRRQVSNLQPAGDHLSGRGGDPPPRLAAAPGADKLTRGCPGAPQQGRDDGSSGYGSPDSGTFEAPCN
- the LOC134537016 gene encoding LIM domain only protein 3-like isoform X2; translated protein: MHSTDNAPEAAAIPEEAAGGRAGGGSGAGAAPAKECAGCGKRITERFLLKALDLFWHEDCLKCGCCDCRLGEVGSTLYTKANLILCKRDYLRLFGTTGYCAACSKVIPAFEMVMRAKNNVYHLECFACQQCNHRFCVGDRFYLCDNKILCEYDYEERLVFANMAYNPSSLAHIRRQVSNLQPAGDHLSGRGGDPPPRLAAAPGADKLTRGCPGAPQQGRDDGSSGYGSPDSGTFEAPCN
- the LOC134537016 gene encoding LIM domain only protein 3-like isoform X5, which encodes MHSTDNAPEAAAIPEEAAGGRAGGGSGAGAAPAKECAGCGKRITERFLLKALDLFWHEDCLKCGCCDCRLGEVGSTLYTKANLILCKRDYLRLFGTTGYCAACSKVIPAFEMVMRAKNNVYHLECFACQQCNHRCAALQGSAWATGSTCATTRSCASTTTRSGWCLPTWRTTPAASPTYEGKSVICSQQETI